A genome region from Portunus trituberculatus isolate SZX2019 chromosome 40, ASM1759143v1, whole genome shotgun sequence includes the following:
- the LOC123516257 gene encoding Y-box factor homolog isoform X1, translating to MADPETQPQPEEQPKAPAKEKEVLATKVTGTVKWFNVKSGYGFINRHDTKEDVFVHQSAITKNNPRKYVRSVGDGEEVEFDVVVGEKGNEAANVTGPGGEAVKGSPYAADRRRGYRRRYYRRAAPGEEGEVVEEAGDYVPTMRGRGRGGYRGRGPRRFYRGRFFGRGRGRGAGGRGAFYPGFNDYEGGEVAEVVDGMSMRGRGRGRGRVRGRGGRGPRGYFRRYYGGGAARPQYDQMVTPDDAPRRRFRRAGRGRGRGGRYNGTPETRTSETQTQVAAEGQKPEVSTEDRKEMTVPDGEQHEAQTQVVGEAPQSGQEGQAPAAPQPQQPVENTTAESSA from the exons ATGGCGGACCCGGAGACACAACCACAGCCTGAAGAACAACCTAAGGCAcctgcaaaagaaaaagaagtcctTG CCACCAAGGTAACCGGTACTGTGAAATGGTTCAACGTAAAGAGTGGCTACGGCTTCATCAACAGGCATGACACCAAGGAGGATGTGTTTGTCCACCAGTCTgccataacaaaaaacaacccACGGAAGTACGTGCGGTCAGTAGGCGACGGTGAAGAAGTGGAATTTGATGTAGTAGTCGGCGAGAAAGGCAATGAAGCCGCCAACGTCACTGGCCCAGGTGGCGAAGCAGTCAAG GGGTCCCCCTATGCTGCTGATCGTCGTAGGGGCTACCGCCGCCGCTACTACCGCCGAGCAGCCCCAggcgaggaaggggaggtggttGAGGAAGCAGGAGACTATGTACCAACCATGAGGGGCAGGGGTCGCGGTGGGTACAGGGGCCGTGGCCCCCGCCGCTTCTACCGCGGCCGCTTCTTTGGGCGTGGACGTGGCCGAGGGGCAGGAGGGCGAGGTGCATTTTACCCTGGGTTCAATGActatgagggaggagaggtagcTGAGGTAGTGGATGGCATGTCCATGAGAGGACGCGGAAGAGGCCGTGGGCGCGTGAGGGGCAGGGGTGGACGTGGCCCCCGTGGCTACTTCCGCCGATACTACGGAGGCGGGGCAGCCCGCCCTCAGTATGACCAGATGGTGACTCCAGATGATGCCCCGCGGCGTAGGTTCCGCAGGGCTGGGCGTGGTCGGGGCCGTGGGGGCCGCTACAATGGCACACCAGAAACCAGG ACGTCGGAAACGCAGACACAGGTAGCAGCTGAGGGACAGAAG CCTGAAGTGTCAACAGAAGACCGTAAAGAAATGACAGTACCAGATGGAGAGCAGCATGAAGCTCAAACTCAAGTGGTG GGAGAAGCACCGCAGTCTGGACAGGAAGGTCAGGCACCTGCTGCACCCCAGCCTCAGCAGCCAGTGGAAAATACTACTGCTGAAAGCTCAGCATAA
- the LOC123516257 gene encoding Y-box factor homolog isoform X4, whose product MADPETQPQPEEQPKAPAKEKEVLATKVTGTVKWFNVKSGYGFINRHDTKEDVFVHQSAITKNNPRKYVRSVGDGEEVEFDVVVGEKGNEAANVTGPGGEAVKGSPYAADRRRGYRRRYYRRAAPGEEGEVVEEAGDYVPTMRGRGRGGYRGRGPRRFYRGRFFGRGRGRGAGGRGAFYPGFNDYEGGEVAEVVDGMSMRGRGRGRGRVRGRGGRGPRGYFRRYYGGGAARPQYDQMVTPDDAPRRRFRRAGRGRGRGGRYNGTPETRPEVSTEDRKEMTVPDGEQHEAQTQVVGEAPQSGQEGQAPAAPQPQQPVENTTAESSA is encoded by the exons ATGGCGGACCCGGAGACACAACCACAGCCTGAAGAACAACCTAAGGCAcctgcaaaagaaaaagaagtcctTG CCACCAAGGTAACCGGTACTGTGAAATGGTTCAACGTAAAGAGTGGCTACGGCTTCATCAACAGGCATGACACCAAGGAGGATGTGTTTGTCCACCAGTCTgccataacaaaaaacaacccACGGAAGTACGTGCGGTCAGTAGGCGACGGTGAAGAAGTGGAATTTGATGTAGTAGTCGGCGAGAAAGGCAATGAAGCCGCCAACGTCACTGGCCCAGGTGGCGAAGCAGTCAAG GGGTCCCCCTATGCTGCTGATCGTCGTAGGGGCTACCGCCGCCGCTACTACCGCCGAGCAGCCCCAggcgaggaaggggaggtggttGAGGAAGCAGGAGACTATGTACCAACCATGAGGGGCAGGGGTCGCGGTGGGTACAGGGGCCGTGGCCCCCGCCGCTTCTACCGCGGCCGCTTCTTTGGGCGTGGACGTGGCCGAGGGGCAGGAGGGCGAGGTGCATTTTACCCTGGGTTCAATGActatgagggaggagaggtagcTGAGGTAGTGGATGGCATGTCCATGAGAGGACGCGGAAGAGGCCGTGGGCGCGTGAGGGGCAGGGGTGGACGTGGCCCCCGTGGCTACTTCCGCCGATACTACGGAGGCGGGGCAGCCCGCCCTCAGTATGACCAGATGGTGACTCCAGATGATGCCCCGCGGCGTAGGTTCCGCAGGGCTGGGCGTGGTCGGGGCCGTGGGGGCCGCTACAATGGCACACCAGAAACCAGG CCTGAAGTGTCAACAGAAGACCGTAAAGAAATGACAGTACCAGATGGAGAGCAGCATGAAGCTCAAACTCAAGTGGTG GGAGAAGCACCGCAGTCTGGACAGGAAGGTCAGGCACCTGCTGCACCCCAGCCTCAGCAGCCAGTGGAAAATACTACTGCTGAAAGCTCAGCATAA
- the LOC123516257 gene encoding Y-box factor homolog isoform X3, with translation MADPETQPQPEEQPKAPAKEKEVLATKVTGTVKWFNVKSGYGFINRHDTKEDVFVHQSAITKNNPRKYVRSVGDGEEVEFDVVVGEKGNEAANVTGPGGEAVKGSPYAHDSDVPMQGSPYAADRRRGYRRRYYRRAAPGEEGEVVEEAGDYVPTMRGRGRGGYRGRGPRRFYRGRFFGRGRGRGAGGRGAFYPGFNDYEGGEVAEVVDGMSMRGRGRGRGRVRGRGGRGPRGYFRRYYGGGAARPQYDQMVTPDDAPRRRFRRAGRGRGRGGRYNGTPETRTSETQTQVAAEGQKGEAPQSGQEGQAPAAPQPQQPVENTTAESSA, from the exons ATGGCGGACCCGGAGACACAACCACAGCCTGAAGAACAACCTAAGGCAcctgcaaaagaaaaagaagtcctTG CCACCAAGGTAACCGGTACTGTGAAATGGTTCAACGTAAAGAGTGGCTACGGCTTCATCAACAGGCATGACACCAAGGAGGATGTGTTTGTCCACCAGTCTgccataacaaaaaacaacccACGGAAGTACGTGCGGTCAGTAGGCGACGGTGAAGAAGTGGAATTTGATGTAGTAGTCGGCGAGAAAGGCAATGAAGCCGCCAACGTCACTGGCCCAGGTGGCGAAGCAGTCAAG GGGTCGCCTTATGCTCATGACAGTGATGTTCCCATGCAGGGGTCCCCCTATGCTGCTGATCGTCGTAGGGGCTACCGCCGCCGCTACTACCGCCGAGCAGCCCCAggcgaggaaggggaggtggttGAGGAAGCAGGAGACTATGTACCAACCATGAGGGGCAGGGGTCGCGGTGGGTACAGGGGCCGTGGCCCCCGCCGCTTCTACCGCGGCCGCTTCTTTGGGCGTGGACGTGGCCGAGGGGCAGGAGGGCGAGGTGCATTTTACCCTGGGTTCAATGActatgagggaggagaggtagcTGAGGTAGTGGATGGCATGTCCATGAGAGGACGCGGAAGAGGCCGTGGGCGCGTGAGGGGCAGGGGTGGACGTGGCCCCCGTGGCTACTTCCGCCGATACTACGGAGGCGGGGCAGCCCGCCCTCAGTATGACCAGATGGTGACTCCAGATGATGCCCCGCGGCGTAGGTTCCGCAGGGCTGGGCGTGGTCGGGGCCGTGGGGGCCGCTACAATGGCACACCAGAAACCAGG ACGTCGGAAACGCAGACACAGGTAGCAGCTGAGGGACAGAAG GGAGAAGCACCGCAGTCTGGACAGGAAGGTCAGGCACCTGCTGCACCCCAGCCTCAGCAGCCAGTGGAAAATACTACTGCTGAAAGCTCAGCATAA
- the LOC123516257 gene encoding Y-box factor homolog isoform X5 gives MADPETQPQPEEQPKAPAKEKEVLATKVTGTVKWFNVKSGYGFINRHDTKEDVFVHQSAITKNNPRKYVRSVGDGEEVEFDVVVGEKGNEAANVTGPGGEAVKGSPYAADRRRGYRRRYYRRAAPGEEGEVVEEAGDYVPTMRGRGRGGYRGRGPRRFYRGRFFGRGRGRGAGGRGAFYPGFNDYEGGEVAEVVDGMSMRGRGRGRGRVRGRGGRGPRGYFRRYYGGGAARPQYDQMVTPDDAPRRRFRRAGRGRGRGGRYNGTPETRTSETQTQVAAEGQKGEAPQSGQEGQAPAAPQPQQPVENTTAESSA, from the exons ATGGCGGACCCGGAGACACAACCACAGCCTGAAGAACAACCTAAGGCAcctgcaaaagaaaaagaagtcctTG CCACCAAGGTAACCGGTACTGTGAAATGGTTCAACGTAAAGAGTGGCTACGGCTTCATCAACAGGCATGACACCAAGGAGGATGTGTTTGTCCACCAGTCTgccataacaaaaaacaacccACGGAAGTACGTGCGGTCAGTAGGCGACGGTGAAGAAGTGGAATTTGATGTAGTAGTCGGCGAGAAAGGCAATGAAGCCGCCAACGTCACTGGCCCAGGTGGCGAAGCAGTCAAG GGGTCCCCCTATGCTGCTGATCGTCGTAGGGGCTACCGCCGCCGCTACTACCGCCGAGCAGCCCCAggcgaggaaggggaggtggttGAGGAAGCAGGAGACTATGTACCAACCATGAGGGGCAGGGGTCGCGGTGGGTACAGGGGCCGTGGCCCCCGCCGCTTCTACCGCGGCCGCTTCTTTGGGCGTGGACGTGGCCGAGGGGCAGGAGGGCGAGGTGCATTTTACCCTGGGTTCAATGActatgagggaggagaggtagcTGAGGTAGTGGATGGCATGTCCATGAGAGGACGCGGAAGAGGCCGTGGGCGCGTGAGGGGCAGGGGTGGACGTGGCCCCCGTGGCTACTTCCGCCGATACTACGGAGGCGGGGCAGCCCGCCCTCAGTATGACCAGATGGTGACTCCAGATGATGCCCCGCGGCGTAGGTTCCGCAGGGCTGGGCGTGGTCGGGGCCGTGGGGGCCGCTACAATGGCACACCAGAAACCAGG ACGTCGGAAACGCAGACACAGGTAGCAGCTGAGGGACAGAAG GGAGAAGCACCGCAGTCTGGACAGGAAGGTCAGGCACCTGCTGCACCCCAGCCTCAGCAGCCAGTGGAAAATACTACTGCTGAAAGCTCAGCATAA
- the LOC123516257 gene encoding Y-box factor homolog isoform X2 encodes MADPETQPQPEEQPKAPAKEKEVLATKVTGTVKWFNVKSGYGFINRHDTKEDVFVHQSAITKNNPRKYVRSVGDGEEVEFDVVVGEKGNEAANVTGPGGEAVKGSPYAHDSDVPMQGSPYAADRRRGYRRRYYRRAAPGEEGEVVEEAGDYVPTMRGRGRGGYRGRGPRRFYRGRFFGRGRGRGAGGRGAFYPGFNDYEGGEVAEVVDGMSMRGRGRGRGRVRGRGGRGPRGYFRRYYGGGAARPQYDQMVTPDDAPRRRFRRAGRGRGRGGRYNGTPETRPEVSTEDRKEMTVPDGEQHEAQTQVVGEAPQSGQEGQAPAAPQPQQPVENTTAESSA; translated from the exons ATGGCGGACCCGGAGACACAACCACAGCCTGAAGAACAACCTAAGGCAcctgcaaaagaaaaagaagtcctTG CCACCAAGGTAACCGGTACTGTGAAATGGTTCAACGTAAAGAGTGGCTACGGCTTCATCAACAGGCATGACACCAAGGAGGATGTGTTTGTCCACCAGTCTgccataacaaaaaacaacccACGGAAGTACGTGCGGTCAGTAGGCGACGGTGAAGAAGTGGAATTTGATGTAGTAGTCGGCGAGAAAGGCAATGAAGCCGCCAACGTCACTGGCCCAGGTGGCGAAGCAGTCAAG GGGTCGCCTTATGCTCATGACAGTGATGTTCCCATGCAGGGGTCCCCCTATGCTGCTGATCGTCGTAGGGGCTACCGCCGCCGCTACTACCGCCGAGCAGCCCCAggcgaggaaggggaggtggttGAGGAAGCAGGAGACTATGTACCAACCATGAGGGGCAGGGGTCGCGGTGGGTACAGGGGCCGTGGCCCCCGCCGCTTCTACCGCGGCCGCTTCTTTGGGCGTGGACGTGGCCGAGGGGCAGGAGGGCGAGGTGCATTTTACCCTGGGTTCAATGActatgagggaggagaggtagcTGAGGTAGTGGATGGCATGTCCATGAGAGGACGCGGAAGAGGCCGTGGGCGCGTGAGGGGCAGGGGTGGACGTGGCCCCCGTGGCTACTTCCGCCGATACTACGGAGGCGGGGCAGCCCGCCCTCAGTATGACCAGATGGTGACTCCAGATGATGCCCCGCGGCGTAGGTTCCGCAGGGCTGGGCGTGGTCGGGGCCGTGGGGGCCGCTACAATGGCACACCAGAAACCAGG CCTGAAGTGTCAACAGAAGACCGTAAAGAAATGACAGTACCAGATGGAGAGCAGCATGAAGCTCAAACTCAAGTGGTG GGAGAAGCACCGCAGTCTGGACAGGAAGGTCAGGCACCTGCTGCACCCCAGCCTCAGCAGCCAGTGGAAAATACTACTGCTGAAAGCTCAGCATAA
- the LOC123516257 gene encoding Y-box factor homolog isoform X6, translating to MADPETQPQPEEQPKAPAKEKEVLATKVTGTVKWFNVKSGYGFINRHDTKEDVFVHQSAITKNNPRKYVRSVGDGEEVEFDVVVGEKGNEAANVTGPGGEAVKGSPYAHDSDVPMQGSPYAADRRRGYRRRYYRRAAPGEEGEVVEEAGDYVPTMRGRGRGGYRGRGPRRFYRGRFFGRGRGRGAGGRGAFYPGFNDYEGGEVAEVVDGMSMRGRGRGRGRVRGRGGRGPRGYFRRYYGGGAARPQYDQMVTPDDAPRRRFRRAGRGRGRGGRYNGTPETRGEAPQSGQEGQAPAAPQPQQPVENTTAESSA from the exons ATGGCGGACCCGGAGACACAACCACAGCCTGAAGAACAACCTAAGGCAcctgcaaaagaaaaagaagtcctTG CCACCAAGGTAACCGGTACTGTGAAATGGTTCAACGTAAAGAGTGGCTACGGCTTCATCAACAGGCATGACACCAAGGAGGATGTGTTTGTCCACCAGTCTgccataacaaaaaacaacccACGGAAGTACGTGCGGTCAGTAGGCGACGGTGAAGAAGTGGAATTTGATGTAGTAGTCGGCGAGAAAGGCAATGAAGCCGCCAACGTCACTGGCCCAGGTGGCGAAGCAGTCAAG GGGTCGCCTTATGCTCATGACAGTGATGTTCCCATGCAGGGGTCCCCCTATGCTGCTGATCGTCGTAGGGGCTACCGCCGCCGCTACTACCGCCGAGCAGCCCCAggcgaggaaggggaggtggttGAGGAAGCAGGAGACTATGTACCAACCATGAGGGGCAGGGGTCGCGGTGGGTACAGGGGCCGTGGCCCCCGCCGCTTCTACCGCGGCCGCTTCTTTGGGCGTGGACGTGGCCGAGGGGCAGGAGGGCGAGGTGCATTTTACCCTGGGTTCAATGActatgagggaggagaggtagcTGAGGTAGTGGATGGCATGTCCATGAGAGGACGCGGAAGAGGCCGTGGGCGCGTGAGGGGCAGGGGTGGACGTGGCCCCCGTGGCTACTTCCGCCGATACTACGGAGGCGGGGCAGCCCGCCCTCAGTATGACCAGATGGTGACTCCAGATGATGCCCCGCGGCGTAGGTTCCGCAGGGCTGGGCGTGGTCGGGGCCGTGGGGGCCGCTACAATGGCACACCAGAAACCAGG GGAGAAGCACCGCAGTCTGGACAGGAAGGTCAGGCACCTGCTGCACCCCAGCCTCAGCAGCCAGTGGAAAATACTACTGCTGAAAGCTCAGCATAA